The following coding sequences are from one Epinephelus fuscoguttatus linkage group LG7, E.fuscoguttatus.final_Chr_v1 window:
- the camta1a gene encoding calmodulin-binding transcription activator 1 isoform X8: protein MENKIEDNQFRMSILERLEQMERRMAEMASHQQSSSAGSGGAGGGTGGGGGGGGGGGGGGGGGNNSQSQCVSGQTQASSSFESRVVVVCEKMMSRACWAKSKHLIHSKTFRGMTLLHLAAGQGYATLIQTLIKWRTKHADSIDLELEVDPLNVDHFSCTPLMWACALGHLEAAVVLYKWDRRALAIPDSLGRLPLSIARSRGHTKLAECLEQLQREEQQPPAPLPPTTRMSFSPAPDTPTTDSWMVSWANNSVVAPSGKKGGPATTTTTSSTTSLNPDLRRPRSEPSNYYSSEGQRDLPLAKKHKPNPELFQTRPDKAMSVPLSLEQQQLHKLSSSPKSLSSEGLSSDKGLSTGGSTGTTRWTSRESFSSSGMGRKALGVSGSSSLGKEKLVSRLRQREQLGMLVMADREMADAELLSYREDLENQDCLTQMDDLQANMMTLAEHIIEATPERIKRENFSAADSVPLDTSGVSNTMNWLANYLGDVEQLPSIIHLRSLYNEPLTPSSNPSLSPGGSPLREGPLERSTLPSPADWSEFINASNSKVERDLAQLTLSDPEQRELYEAARLVQTAFRKYKGRPLREQQEVAAAVIQRCYKKYKQLTWIALKYALYKKMTQAAILIQSKFRSYHEQKKFQQSRRAAVLIQQYYRSYKEFGRLKPHHRGAAAALVQHKLRGSLLTKRQDQAARKIMRFLRRCRHSPLMDHRLFKRGERIEKGQGT from the exons ATGGAAAATAAGATAGAAG ATAACCAGTTCAGAATGTCTATCCTGGAGCGCTTGGAGCAGATGGAGAGGAGGATGGCAGAGATGGCCAGCCACCAGCAGTCGAGCAGTGCAGGGAGTGGCGGAGCTGGGGGAGGAacagggggagggggaggaggaggaggagggggaggaggtggaggagggggaggcaaCAACAGCCAGTCACAG TGTGTATCTGGTCAGACGCAGGCCAGCAGCTCCTTTGAGAGTCGTGTCGTTGTGGTCTGTGAGAAGATGATGAGCAGAGCTTGCTGGGCCAAGTCCAAACATTTAATCCACTCCAAGACCTTCAGAGGCATGACACTCCTTCACCTGGCTGCAGGCCAGGGCTACGCCACCCTCATCCAGACACTCATCAAGTGGCG CACCAAACATGCTGACAGTATTGATTTGGAGTTAGAAGTGGACCCTCTTAATGTCGACCATTTCTCCTGCACACCTCTG ATGTGGGCGTGTGCACTGGGTCACCTGGAGGCAGCAGTGGTCCTGTATAAATGGGACAGACGTGCCCTAGCCATCCCAGATTCTCTGGGCCGCTTACCCCTCTCAATTGCTCGATCTCGTGGCCATACGAAATTGGCCGAATGTCTGGAGCAGCTACAAAGAGAAGAGCAGCAGCCACCAGCCCCTCTACCACCCACAACTCGCATGTCTTTCTCCCCGGCCCCCGACACCCCCACCACAGACAGCTGGATGGTCAGCTGGGCAAACAACAGTGTAGTAGCACCCAGTGGCAAGAAAGGGGGTCCTGCCACCACGACAACAACATCCAGCACCACAAGCCTCAATCCAG ACTTGAGAAGGCCCAGGTCAGAGCCCTCCAACTACTACAGCAGCGAGGGCCAAAGAGACCTCCCgctagctaaaaaacacaaaccCAACCCAGAACTGTTTCAGACTCGGCCTGACAAGGCCATGTCTGTTCCTCTGAGCCTGGAGCAGCAACAGCTCCACAAGCTGTCCTCTAGCCCCAAGAGCTTGTCCTCAGAGGGCCTGAGCTCAGACAAGGGCCTGTCTACAGGAGGCAGCACAGGGACAACCAGATGGACCTCCAGAGAGAGTTTCTCCAGCAGCGGCATGGGGAGGAAGGCGCTGGGGGTCAGTGGAAGCAGCAGCCTGGGGAAGGAGAAATTGGTGAGCCGGTTACGTCAGCGGGAACAGCTCGGCATGCTGGTGATGGCTGACAGAGAAATGGCTGATGCAGAACTACTATCCTATCGGGAAGATCTGGAGAACCAGGACTGTCTCACGCAGATGGATGACCTGCAG GCCAACATGATGACTCTGGCAGAGCACATCATTGAGGCGACGCCAGAGAGAATCAAAAGGGAGAACTTCAGCGCGGCGGACTCTGTGCCCTTAGACACATCAGGGGTCAGCAACACCATGAACTGGCTGGCCAACTACCTTGGAGATGTGGAACAGCTGCCGAGCATCATACACCTACG ATCTCTCTATAACGAACCCCTGACCCCATCGTCCAACCCCAGCCTCAGTCCTGGGGGGTCCCCGCTGAGAGAGGGGCCCCTGGAAAGGTCTACACTCCCATCCCCAGCTGACTGGAGTGAGTTCATCAATGCCTCCAACAGCAAGGTGGAGCGAGACCTGGCCCAGCTGACTCTGTCAGATCCAGAGCAGAGAGAGCTGTATGAGGCCGCCCGCCTAGTCCAAACTGCCTTCCGCAAGTACAAG GGGCGGCCGCTCCGAGAGCAACAGGAagtagctgctgctgttattcaACGTTGTTACAAGAAGTACAAACAG CTAACATGGATAGCCTTGAAG TATGCACTTTATAAGAAGATGACGCAGGCCGCCATCCTTATCCAGAGTAAATTCCGCAGCTACCACGAACAGAAGAAGTTTCAGCAGAGCAGGAGGGCTGCCGTGCTCATTCAGCAATACTACCGCAGCTACAAGGAGTTTGGCAGGCTGAAGCCCCACCACCGCGGGGCCGCTGCTGCCCTGGTGCAGCACAAACTGAG AGGTAGTCTGCTCACAAAGAGGCAGGATCAAGCTGCCAGGAAGATCATGAGGTTCCTACGTCGCTGCCGCCACAG CCCCTTGATGGACCATAGACTGTTCAAGCGG gGTGAAAGAATTGAAAAGGGCCAGGGAACATGA